The following coding sequences are from one Pseudopipra pipra isolate bDixPip1 chromosome 16, bDixPip1.hap1, whole genome shotgun sequence window:
- the TVP23A gene encoding LOW QUALITY PROTEIN: Golgi apparatus membrane protein TVP23 homolog A (The sequence of the model RefSeq protein was modified relative to this genomic sequence to represent the inferred CDS: deleted 1 base in 1 codon), giving the protein MLPVGLELPRVLGLLSLLHSPRPKPVWPPCSRQTLPPGAGPAPRRCPGRRIPARGSPAPFPWRISRPWSRGRMKQVEGRAGRDARGAARPPRPCALTGSPPQALVDDTEDVSLDFGSEEELALRKARIRHPLATFFHLFFRVSAIVTYLFCDWFSNSFVACFVTILLLLSFDFWSVKNVTGRLLVGLRWWNQIDEDGKSHWVFEAKRVSTIAASTEAEARIFWLGLIICPVIWTLFLFSTLFSLKLKWLALVIAGISLQTANLYGYIHCKLGGQKTISRVTSRLFGTADVPQRQSRRISEDGTEEHGKAVPR; this is encoded by the exons ATGCTGCcggtggggctggagctgccccgggTGCTCGGGCTCCTCTCGCTGCTGCACAGCCCGCGGCCAAAGCCCGTCTGGCCGCCCTGTTCTCGGCAAACGCTGCCACCGGGAGCCGGCCCCGCTCCGAGGCGGTGCCCGGGGAGGCGCATCCCGGCGAGGGGCAGCCCGGCCCCTTTTCCCTGGCGCATCTCCCGGCCCTGGAGCCGCGGGAGGATGAAGCAGGTagaggggcgggcggggcgggatGCTCGGGGGGCGGCGCGGCCCCCCCGG CCCTGTGCGCTGACCGGGTCCCCGCCGCAGGCGCTGGTGGACGACACCGAGGATGTGTCCCTGGATTTCGGGAGCGAGGAGGAGCTGGCGCTGCGGAAGGCGCGCATCAG GCACCCACTGGCCACCTTTTTCCACCTGTTTTTCCGAGTGAGTGCTATTGTTACCTACTTGTTCTGTGACTGGTTCAGCAACAGCTTTGTTGCCTGTTTTGTCACTATTCTCCTCCTCCTATCCTTTGACTTTTGGTCAGTCAAG AACGTGACAGGAAGACTCTTGGTTGGTTTGCGTTGGTGGAACCAGATTGATGAAGATGGAAAAAGCCACTGGGTGTTTGAAGCAAAAAGG GTGTCTACAATTGCTGCCTCAACTGAAGCTGAAGCCCGAATCTTTTGGCTTGGTCTCATCATCTGCCCCGTGATTTGGACACTGTTTCTCTTTAGCACCTTGTTCTCCTTGAAGCTGAAATGGCTG GCTCTTGTGATAGCTGGGATCTCCCTGCAGACTGCTAATTTGTATGGCTACATCCACTGCAAATTAGGGGGACAAAAAACCATCAGCAGAGTAACTTCGAGGTTGTTTGGCACAGCAGACGTTCCCCAGA ggcagagcaggaggattTCAGAAGATGGAACTGAAGAACATGGCAAGGCAGTCCCTAGGTAA
- the NUBP1 gene encoding cytosolic Fe-S cluster assembly factor NUBP1: MADAAGAARPEECPGTGSAQAGSAAACQGCPNQGLCAAGAAGPDPAEAAELRARLRAVRHTVLVLSGKGGVGKSTFSAALAHGLAADEHKQVALLDIDICGPSIPKIMGLEGEQVHQSGSGWSPVYVEENLGVMSVGFLLGSPDDAVIWRGPKKNGLIKQFLRDVDWGEVDYLIVDTPPGTSDEHLSIVQYLSATHIDGAVIVTTPQEISLQDVRKEINFCHKVKLPIIGVVENMSGFVCPKCKKESQIFPPTTGGAEKMCQNLNVSLLGKVPLDPQIGRSCDRGQSFLSEAPDSPATLSYRNIIQRIQEYCEQQHSQEEKMI; encoded by the exons ATGGCGGacgcggcgggcgcggcgcggcccgAGG AGTGCCCGGGGACCGGCAGCGCCCAGGCGGGCAGCGCGGCCGCCTGCCAGGGATGCCCCAACCAGGGGCTGTGCGCGGCCGGCGCGGCCGGGCCGGACCCGG CCGAGGCGGCGGAGCTGCGGGCGCGGCTGCGGGCGGTGCGGCACACGGTGCTGGTGCTGTCCGGCAAGGGCGGCGTGGGCAAGAGCACCTTCAGCGCCGCCCTGGCGCACGGGCTGGCCGCCGACGAGCACAAGCAG GTTGCTCTGCTGGACATCGATATCTGCGGGCCATCGATCCCTAAAATAATGGGTCTGGAAGGAGAACAG GTTCATCAGAGTGGATCTGGATGGTCTCCAGTG TATGTTGAAGAAAACTTAGGTGTCATGTCAGTGGGGTTCTTGCTTGGCAGCCCTGATGATGCAGTCATCTGGAgaggaccaaaaaaaaatg GGCTGATCAAGCAGTTCCTCCGTGACGTGGACTGGGGGGAGGTCGATTACCTGATCGTGGACACACCGCCGGGGACGTCGGACGAGCACCTGTCCATCGTGCAGTACCTCAGTGCCACCCACATCGATGGGGCTGTCATAGTCACCACCCCGCAG GAAATCTCGCTTCAGGATGTTCGGAAGGAGATCAACTTCTGCCACAAGGTGAAACTGCCCATCATAGGTGTTGTGGAAAACATGAGTGGCTTTGTGTGTCCAAAGTGTAAG AAAGAATCTCAGATCTTTCCCCCAACTACTGGTGGTGCAGAGAAGATGTGCCAGAATTTGAATGTTTCCCTCCTGGGTAAAGTGCCTCTGGATCCACAGATAG GAAGAAGTTGTGACAGAGGCCAGTCATTCCTGTCCGAAGCACCAGATTCTCCAGCTACATTGTCTTACAGGAATATCATTCAAA GAATTCAGGAGTACTGTGAACAACAACATTCTCAAGAAGAAAAGATGATCTAA